The proteins below come from a single Danaus plexippus chromosome 9 unlocalized genomic scaffold, MEX_DaPlex mxdp_24, whole genome shotgun sequence genomic window:
- the LOC116767590 gene encoding diacylglycerol lipase-beta isoform X2 codes for MPALRLLGRKWLAASDDLVFPSIFELLFRFVWLVLIALVVEVLYPITWQCETEGWHGGAFVRLYLCGTLALQACLMLLLAALAQQSARGTITDTDSRKLVAPLLLLKVFLVLPEVGLNVMGTMWMFCEVVECTVTDKFSSIVIQSIVLFNWVQLGLTVFGLFMVFDPLGSVNYGDIQDTPNQVRHHRKVTGLWSRRFRWAFCWLKRDEHGKEAFQQVAALLSALFRSTDLVPSDVVAGCVLLRVRQKRETREMRRIQMLNDEEPIYTTDVNKIFSETPPWMNLEDAMHYLRLSIAAYGWPYVLYRHCFTGFCKLASHLTCCCCRPKNSIVTDDNCCLCHFAGVKYMSKLSADDIIFASFNNRVFELPFCVIADHDRESIVVAVRGSISLRDIFTDFSAGSERFEADGLPEDTAAHKGMSMGAAKMLRRLLPVLDRTFQQFPHYDLVLTGHSLGAGVAVLVALKLRPKYPHLKVFAFSTPAGLISREAARFTESFVLSIGVGDDLVMRLSVHSIENLRTKVIQTIHATKLPKYRIMLNGFGYALFGVPARDLESTWRRPEDLEANNSDDSDALLVQGVSTEAALVSRNVFARRFSSARLFTAGRILHIVRRKRMGIEKKVRTQEPTYEMRWACPEDFMELQVMPRMLLDHLPENVHRTIQTVIEEKHSYRVTQVV; via the exons ATGCCGGCGCTCCGGCTTCTAGGGCGCAAGTGGCTGGCAGCCTCCGATGATCTTGTGTTTCCGAGCATCTTCGAACTTCTCTTCCGATTCGTCTG GTTGGTTCTCATCGCCCTGGTAGTTGAAGTGTTGTATCCAATAACATGGCAATGCGAAACGGAGGGGTGGCATGGCGGGGCGTTCGTGAGACTCTATCTGTGCGGCACGCTGGCTCTACAAGCGTGTTTAATGCTGCTCTTAGCAGCACTGGCGCAGCAGTCAGCGAGGGGAACTATTACGGATACAGATTCGAGAAAATTGGTTGCACCGTTGCTGCTGCTAAA AGTATTTTTGGTTTTACCAGAAGTTGGTTTAAACGTGATGGGTACTATGTGGATGTTCTGCGAAGTCGTCGAGTGTACAGTCACCGATAAATTCTCTAGTATTGTAATACaaa gCATAGTACTGTTTAATTGGGTCCAGCTGGGGCTTACAGTTTTCGGACTGTTCATGGTGTTTGATCCGTTAGGATCGGTCAATTACGGTGACATTCAAGACACCCCTAACCAGGTCCGGCATCATAGAAAAGTTACCGGATTGTGGTCGCGAAGGTTCCGCTGGGCCTTCTGCTGGTTAAAGAGAGATGAACACGGAAAAGAGGCCTTCCAACAGGTGgcag CACTCCTGAGTGCTCTATTCAGGTCAACGGATCTGGTGCCGTCGGATGTGGTAGCTGGATGCGTCCTTCTCAGGGTGCGTCAGAAACGCGAGACGAGGGAGATGCGTAGGATACAAATGTTGAATGACGAGGAACCGATTTATACGACCgacgtaaacaaaatattctcgGAAACTCCGCCTTGGATGAACTTAGAGGACGCGATGCATTATCTCCGACTGTCGATAGCCGCGTACGGCTGGCCCTACGTCTTGTACCGCCACTGTTTCACTGGCTTCTGTAAATTGGCAAGTCATTTGACCTGTTGCTGTTGCAG GCCAAAGAATTCTATAGTGACTGACGACAATTGTTGTCTGTGCCACTTCGCTGGAGTCAAATACATGTCAAAACTCTCAGCAGATGACATCATCTTCGCGTCATTCAACAACCGCGTCTTTGAA CTACCGTTTTGTGTGATAGCTGATCACGATCGAGAAAGCATAGTAGTGGCTGTCCGAGGCTCCATATCGTTGAGAGATATATTCACAGATTTCTCCGCCGGTTCCGAAAGATTCGAAGCTGATG GCCTACCAGAAGATACGGCGGCTCACAAGGGCATGTCTATGGGAGCGGCTAAAATGCTGCGGCGTCTTCTGCCAGTGCTTGATAGAACATTCCAGCAATTTCCACACTACGATCTTGTTCTAACAG GTCATAGTCTAGGAGCCGGTGTGGCAGTATTAGTGGCATTAAAGTTAAGGCCCAAGTATCCACATCTTAAGGTGTTCGCGTTTTCAACAccag cGGGTCTGATAAGTCGCGAAGCAGCACGTTTCACTGAGAGCTTCGTGTTGAGCATCGGCGTGGGAGACGACCTCGTCATGAGGCTTAGCGTGCACAGCATCGAGAACCTGCGCACCAAGGTCATTCAGACCATACACGCCACCAAGCTACCCAAG TACCGTATAATGCTGAACGGTTTCGGCTACGCGCTGTTCGGTGTGCCAGCCAGGGACCTGGAGTCCACCTGGCGGCGGCCCGAGGACCTGGAAGCCAACAACTCGGACGACTCCGACGCGCTGCTAGTGCAGGGCGTGTCCACC GAAGCTGCTCTGGTATCTCGTAACGTATTCGCTCGAAGGTTCTCATCAGCTCGGTTATTCACCGCTGGTCGGATCCTTCACATTGTTCGACGCAAGCGCATGGGAATAGaaaa GAAAGTGCGCACACAGGAACCGACTTACGAGATGCGGTGGGCTTGCCCCGAAGACTTCATGGAGCTGCAAGTGATGCCGAGGATGCTGTTGGACCATCTACCAGAAAACGTCCACCGCACGATACAGACGGTGATAGAAGAGAAGCACTCATACAGAGTGACCCAGGTAGTGTAG
- the LOC116767590 gene encoding diacylglycerol lipase-beta isoform X1, translating to MPALRLLGRKWLAASDDLVFPSIFELLFRFVWLVLIALVVEVLYPITWQCETEGWHGGAFVRLYLCGTLALQACLMLLLAALAQQSARGTITDTDSRKLVAPLLLLKVFLVLPEVGLNVMGTMWMFCEVVECTVTDKFSSIVIQSIVLFNWVQLGLTVFGLFMVFDPLGSVNYGDIQDTPNQVRHHRKVTGLWSRRFRWAFCWLKRDEHGKEAFQQVAALLSALFRSTDLVPSDVVAGCVLLRVRQKRETREMRRIQMLNDEEPIYTTDVNKIFSETPPWMNLEDAMHYLRLSIAAYGWPYVLYRHCFTGFCKLASHLTCCCCRPKNSIVTDDNCCLCHFAGVKYMSKLSADDIIFASFNNRVFELPFCVIADHDRESIVVAVRGSISLRDIFTDFSAGSERFEADGLPEDTAAHKGMSMGAAKMLRRLLPVLDRTFQQFPHYDLVLTGHSLGAGVAVLVALKLRPKYPHLKVFAFSTPAGLISREAARFTESFVLSIGVGDDLVMRLSVHSIENLRTKVIQTIHATKLPKYRIMLNGFGYALFGVPARDLESTWRRPEDLEANNSDDSDALLVQGVSTVSAEAALVSRNVFARRFSSARLFTAGRILHIVRRKRMGIEKKVRTQEPTYEMRWACPEDFMELQVMPRMLLDHLPENVHRTIQTVIEEKHSYRVTQVV from the exons ATGCCGGCGCTCCGGCTTCTAGGGCGCAAGTGGCTGGCAGCCTCCGATGATCTTGTGTTTCCGAGCATCTTCGAACTTCTCTTCCGATTCGTCTG GTTGGTTCTCATCGCCCTGGTAGTTGAAGTGTTGTATCCAATAACATGGCAATGCGAAACGGAGGGGTGGCATGGCGGGGCGTTCGTGAGACTCTATCTGTGCGGCACGCTGGCTCTACAAGCGTGTTTAATGCTGCTCTTAGCAGCACTGGCGCAGCAGTCAGCGAGGGGAACTATTACGGATACAGATTCGAGAAAATTGGTTGCACCGTTGCTGCTGCTAAA AGTATTTTTGGTTTTACCAGAAGTTGGTTTAAACGTGATGGGTACTATGTGGATGTTCTGCGAAGTCGTCGAGTGTACAGTCACCGATAAATTCTCTAGTATTGTAATACaaa gCATAGTACTGTTTAATTGGGTCCAGCTGGGGCTTACAGTTTTCGGACTGTTCATGGTGTTTGATCCGTTAGGATCGGTCAATTACGGTGACATTCAAGACACCCCTAACCAGGTCCGGCATCATAGAAAAGTTACCGGATTGTGGTCGCGAAGGTTCCGCTGGGCCTTCTGCTGGTTAAAGAGAGATGAACACGGAAAAGAGGCCTTCCAACAGGTGgcag CACTCCTGAGTGCTCTATTCAGGTCAACGGATCTGGTGCCGTCGGATGTGGTAGCTGGATGCGTCCTTCTCAGGGTGCGTCAGAAACGCGAGACGAGGGAGATGCGTAGGATACAAATGTTGAATGACGAGGAACCGATTTATACGACCgacgtaaacaaaatattctcgGAAACTCCGCCTTGGATGAACTTAGAGGACGCGATGCATTATCTCCGACTGTCGATAGCCGCGTACGGCTGGCCCTACGTCTTGTACCGCCACTGTTTCACTGGCTTCTGTAAATTGGCAAGTCATTTGACCTGTTGCTGTTGCAG GCCAAAGAATTCTATAGTGACTGACGACAATTGTTGTCTGTGCCACTTCGCTGGAGTCAAATACATGTCAAAACTCTCAGCAGATGACATCATCTTCGCGTCATTCAACAACCGCGTCTTTGAA CTACCGTTTTGTGTGATAGCTGATCACGATCGAGAAAGCATAGTAGTGGCTGTCCGAGGCTCCATATCGTTGAGAGATATATTCACAGATTTCTCCGCCGGTTCCGAAAGATTCGAAGCTGATG GCCTACCAGAAGATACGGCGGCTCACAAGGGCATGTCTATGGGAGCGGCTAAAATGCTGCGGCGTCTTCTGCCAGTGCTTGATAGAACATTCCAGCAATTTCCACACTACGATCTTGTTCTAACAG GTCATAGTCTAGGAGCCGGTGTGGCAGTATTAGTGGCATTAAAGTTAAGGCCCAAGTATCCACATCTTAAGGTGTTCGCGTTTTCAACAccag cGGGTCTGATAAGTCGCGAAGCAGCACGTTTCACTGAGAGCTTCGTGTTGAGCATCGGCGTGGGAGACGACCTCGTCATGAGGCTTAGCGTGCACAGCATCGAGAACCTGCGCACCAAGGTCATTCAGACCATACACGCCACCAAGCTACCCAAG TACCGTATAATGCTGAACGGTTTCGGCTACGCGCTGTTCGGTGTGCCAGCCAGGGACCTGGAGTCCACCTGGCGGCGGCCCGAGGACCTGGAAGCCAACAACTCGGACGACTCCGACGCGCTGCTAGTGCAGGGCGTGTCCACCGTGAGTGCT GAAGCTGCTCTGGTATCTCGTAACGTATTCGCTCGAAGGTTCTCATCAGCTCGGTTATTCACCGCTGGTCGGATCCTTCACATTGTTCGACGCAAGCGCATGGGAATAGaaaa GAAAGTGCGCACACAGGAACCGACTTACGAGATGCGGTGGGCTTGCCCCGAAGACTTCATGGAGCTGCAAGTGATGCCGAGGATGCTGTTGGACCATCTACCAGAAAACGTCCACCGCACGATACAGACGGTGATAGAAGAGAAGCACTCATACAGAGTGACCCAGGTAGTGTAG